In the genome of Anas platyrhynchos isolate ZD024472 breed Pekin duck chromosome 23, IASCAAS_PekinDuck_T2T, whole genome shotgun sequence, one region contains:
- the ANK1 gene encoding ankyrin-1 isoform X9, whose product MAQAAKQLKKIKDIEAQALQEQKEKEESNRKRRNRSRDRKKKRGHAPTTVDPLPSCCKQGSPEGMLEQESAAQADAATSFLRAARSGNLDKALDHLRNGVDINTCNQNGLNALHLASKEGHVKMVVELLHKEIVLETTTKKGNTALHIAALAGQQDVVRELVNYGANVNAQSQKGFTPLYMAAQENHLEVVKFLLENGANQNVATEDGFTPLAVALQQGHENVVAHLINYGTKGKVRLPALHIAARNDDTRTAAVLLQNDPNADVLSKTGFTPLHIAAHYENLSVAQLLLNRGASVNFTPQNGITPLHIASRRGNIIMVRLLLDRGAQIETRTKDELTPLHCAARNGHVRIAEILLDHGAPIQAKTKNGLSPIHMAAQGDHLDCVRLLLQYSAEIDDITLDHLTPLHVAAHCGHHRVAKLLVEKGAKPNSRALNGFTPLHIACKKNHIRVMELLLKTGASIDAVTESGLTPLHVAAFMGHLPIVKTLLQRGASPNVSNVKVETPLHMAARAGHTDVAKYLLQNKAKANAKAKDDQTPLHCAARIGHTGMVKLLLENNANPNLATTAGHTPLHITAREGHVDTALALLEKGASQTCMTKKGFTPLHVAAKYGKVDVAELLLARDAHPNAAGKNGLTPLHVAVHHNNLEIVKLLLPKGSSPHSSAWNGYTPLHIAAKQNQMEVASSLLQYGASANAESVQGVTPLHLASQEGHADMVALLFSKQANGDLGNKSGLTPLHLVAQEGHVPVADVLVKHRVTVDATTRMGYTPLHVASHYGNIKLVKFLLQHQADVNAKTKLGYTPLHQAAQQGHTDVVTLLLKHGASPNEISTNGTTPLAIAKRLGYISVTDVLKIVTEETDILPVSDKYRMSFPETVDEILDVSEDEGTAHVTVMEEELIAPKPRTPEPRDQEGKREMLELVTRMTLEQMEESAAVPQVPCIPPETVVTRAEEPEQLGPVETEAEQVSLLPAPSVSPQEPSKEFDEDSLIPSSPATETSDNISPVASPVHTGFLVSFMVDARGGSMRGSRHHGLRVVIPPRACAAPTRITCRLVKPQKLPAPPNLAEEEGLASRIIALGPAGAQFLSPVIVEIPHFASYGRGDRELVVLRNENGSVWKEHRNLYEESYMDQLLNGMDEELESLEELEKKRVCRIVTTDFPLYFVVMSRICQVCDMIGPEGGCLRSTLVPMVQATFPDAAVTKEVRLALQAQPVPDELVTKLLGNQATFSPIVTVEPRRRKFHRPIGLRIPLPPSWKDNPRDSGEGDTTSLRLLCSVIGGTAQAQWEDITGTTKLVYEKECANFTTNVSARFWLADCPRTAEAVHFATVLYKELTAVPYMAKFVVFAKMNDAREGRLRCYCMTDDKVDKTLEQHENFTEVARSRDIEVVEGMPLHVELSGNLVPVKKTTQPRTFLFQSFRENRLVISIKVRDSSREASGSLSFLRKAMKYEDLQHVLCHLNISIPPCTKGSSSEERRKTLTPLSLRERYSILSESSFGSLSSTDRADQKMVDIAEQLGLSWAELARELQFGVDDINRIRVENPNSLLEQSIALLNLWVSREGKSVKMESLYTALRNIDRSEIVSTLEGSGRQSRSLKGSWRYTDRDYSLSPSQMNGYASLQDELLSPASLHYTLPSPLRADQYWNEVAIMDAIPMAATEQDALMEMSDMQVWSSGLTPSLVTAEDSSLECSKAEDSDATSEGRFLGQLLTDTHGPDHMGSMDLVEDDTVDSDAMNGLIELLDQEEGQRPEEKMPARDCQLGTGEQDPESEVSFVSVQQKVQARITASPTISHIVEKSADRT is encoded by the exons AACGGGCTGAATGCCTTGCACCTGGCCTCCAAGGAGGGCCATGTGAAAATggtggtggagctgctgcacaAGGAGATCGTTCTGGAGACAACGACCAAG AAGGGAAACACAGCCCTGCACATTGCTGCCCTGGCTGGGCAACAGGACGTGGTCCGGGAACTGGTGAACTATGGGGCCAATGTCAACGCGCAGTCACAG AAAGGCTTCACACCCCTCTACATGGCAGCACAGGAAAACCACCTGGAAGTTGTCAAGTTCCTGCTGGAAAATGGAGCCAACCAGAACGTAGCCACAGAG GATGGGTTCACACCACTAGctgtggctctgcagcagggacaTGAGAATGTGGTTGCTCACCTTATCAACTATGGGACAAAGGGTAAGGTCCGCCTGCCCGCCTTGCACATTGCAGCCCGCAACGATGACACCCGCACAGCCGCCGTGCTGCTGCAGAATGACCCCAATGCTGACGTCCTCTCCAAG ACTGGATTTACCCCCTTGCACATTGCAGCCCACTACGAGAATCTCAGTGTGGCCCAATTACTGCTGAACCGTGGAGCCAGTGTCAACTTCACACCCCAG AATGGGATCACTCCCCTGCACATAGCCTCCCGTCGAGGCAACATCATCATGGTACGGCTGCTGCTGGATCGTGGGGCCCAGATAGAGACGAGGACCAAG GACGAGCTGACCCCTCTCCACTGTGCAGCTCGCAATGGACATGTGCGAATTGCAGAGATCCTGCTGGATCATGGGGCTCCCATTCAAGCCAAAACCAAG AACGGCCTGTCGCCGATCCACATGGCAGCGCAGGGTGACCACCTGGACTGCGTGCGCCTGCTCCTGCAGTACAGTGCTGAGATCGACGACATCACGCTGGACCACCTAACGCCGCTGCATGTGGCCGCACACTGTGGCCACCACCGTGTGGCCAAGTTGTTGGTGGAGAAGGGGGCCAAGCCCAACTCCAGAGCCCTG AATGGCTTCACGCCCCTCCACATCGCCTGCAAGAAGAACCACATCCGtgtgatggagctgctgctgaagacaGGAGCCTCCATCGACGCTGTCACAGAG TCCGGCCTGACCCCTTTGCACGTGGCTGCCTTCATGGGGCACCTGCCCATTGTTAAGACCCTGCTGCAGCGCGGAGCGTCTCCTAATGTGTCCAATGTG AAAGTAGAGACGCCCCTGCACATGGCAGCCAGAGCTGGGCACACGGATGTGGCCAAGTACCTGCTGCAGAACAAAGCCAAAGCCAACGCCAAGGCCAAG GATGACCAGACTCCTCTGCACTGCGCTGCACGCATTGGCCACACCGGCATGGTCAAACTGCTTCTGGAGAACAATGCAAACCCCAACCTGGCAACAACAGCAGGGCACACACCCCTGCACATCACAGCCAGAGAGGGGCATGTGGACACAGCCCTGGCCTTGCTGGAGAAGGGAGCCTCCCAGACCTGCATGACCAAG AAAGGATTTACCCCTCTCCACGTTGCGGCCAAGTATGGGAAGGTAGAtgtggcagagctgctcctggcacGTGACGCTCACCCTAACGCAGCAGGAAAG AATGGCCTGACCCCACTGCATGTGGCTGTGCACCATAACAACCTGGAGATTGTCAAGCTGCTGCTTCCCAAGGGGAGCTCCCCACACAGCTCAGCCTGG AACGGGTACACCCCCCTGCACATCGCTGCCAAGCAGAACCAGATGGAGGTGGCCAGCAGCTTGCTGCAGTACGGGGCTTCTGCAAATGCGGAGTCTGTGCAGGGAGTCACCCCCCTACACCTGGCTTCTCAGGAGGGGCATGCGGACATGGtggccctgctcttctccaaacAAGCCAACGGCGATTTAGGCAACAAG AGTGGCCTGACTCCTCTCCATCTTGTGGCCCAAGAGGGACATGTGCCAGTTGCTGATGTTCTGGTGAAACACAGAGTTACAGTGGATGCAACAACCAGG ATGGGCTATACCCCGCTGCATGTGGCCAGCCACTATGGGAACATCAAACTGGTGAAGTTTCTGCTACAGCACCAGGCTGATGTCAATGCCAAGACTAAG ctgggctaCACCCCCCTgcaccaggcagcacagcagggccaCACGGATGTCGTGACGCTGCTGCTGAAGCACGGTGCCTCTCCCAACGAGATCAGCACG AATGGCACCACTCCCCTGGCCATTGCGAAGCGGCTCGGCTACATTTCTGTCACAGATGTGCTCAAGATTGTCACAGAGGAAACCGACAtcctg CCAGTCAGTGACAAGTACCGCATGAGCTTTCCAGAGACTGTGGATGAGATTCTGGATGTGTCAGAGGATGAAG GCACTGCTCATGTCACAGTAATGG AGGAGGAGCTGATCGCACCGAAGCCCAGGACACCTGAACCCAGGGACCAGGAGGGCAAGAGGGAGATGCTGGAGCTTGTGACCAGGATGACACTGGAGCAAAT GGAGGAGTCTGCAGCTGTCCCACAGGTCCCCTGTATTCCACCTGAGACTGTGGTGACCAGAGCAGAGGAGCCTGAGCAATTAGGACCTGTGGAGACAGAAGCTGAGCAAGTCAGCCTGCTGCCTGCGCCCTCGGTGTCCCCGCAGGAG CCCTCCAAGGAGTTCGATGAGGACTCTCTGAtccccagcagcccagccactgAGACTTCAGACAACATCAGCCCAGTGGCCAGCCCCGTGCACACAGG GTTCCTGGTGAGCTTCATGGTGGACGCCCGCGGCGGCTCCATGCGGGGCAGCCGGCACCACGGGCTGCGTGTGGTCATCCCACCCCGCGCCTGCGCCGCACCAACCCGCATCACCTGCCGCCTGGTGAAGCCCCAGAAGCTGCCCGCACCCCCAAATCTGGCTGAGGAGGAGGGCTTGGCCAGCAGGATCATCGCTCTGGGGCCCGCCGGGGCCCAGTTCCTCAG CCCTGTCATCGTGGAGATCCCCCACTTTGCCTCTTACGGGCGTGGAGACCGTGAGCTGGTGGTACTGCGCAATGAGAACGGCTCGGTCTGGAAGGAGCACCGCAACCTCTATGAGGAGAGCTACATGGACCAGCTACTCAATGGCATGGATGAGG AGCTGGAgagcctggaggagctggagaagaagagggtCTGCCGCATCGTCACTACCGACTTCCCTCTCTACTTCGTGGTCATGTCCCGGATTTGCCAGGTCTGTGACATGATCGGCCCTGAGGGAGGGTGCTTGAGAAGCACACTGGTGCCCATGGTACAGGCCACCTTCCCAGACGCTGCCGTCACCAAGGAAGTGAGACTGGCCCTGCAG GCACAGCCTGTGCCCGATGAGCTGGTGACCAAACTGCTGGGGAACCAGGCGACCTTCAGCCCCATTGTCACGGTGGAGCCACGCCGGAGGAAGTTCCACCGCCCCATCGGCCTCCGTATCCCTTTGCCCCCGTCCTGGAAGGACAATCCCCGAGACAGTGGCGAGGGTGACACCACCAGCCTGCGTCTGCTCTGCAGTGTGATTG gagggaCAGCCCAAGCTCAGTGGGAAGACATCACAGGCACCACGAAGCTGGTCTATGAAAAGGAATGTGCTAATTTTACCACCAATGTGTCTGCCAG GTTCTGGCTGGCCGACTGCCCACGCACGGCTGAGGCCGTGCACTTTGCCACCGTGCTGTACAAGGAGCTGACAGCTGTGCCCTACATGGCCAAATTTGTGGTGTTTGCCAAGATGAACGATGCACGGGAAGGCAGGCTGCGCTGCTACTGCATGACTGATGACAAGGTGGACAAGACTTTAGAGCAGCATGAAAACTTCACCGAGGTGGCCCGCAGCAGGGACATTGAG GTGGTGGAGGGGATGCCTTTGCATGTTGAGCTCTCAGGAAACCTGGTTCCTGTTAAGAAGACCACGCAGCCACGCACCTTCCTCTTCCAGTCCTTCCGAGAGAACCGCCTCGTCATCTCCATCAAG GTCCGGGACAGCAGTCGGGAAGCCAGCGGCTCCCTGTCTTTCCTGCGCAAGGCCATGAAGTATGAGGACCTGCAGCACGTGCTCTGCCACCTCAACATCAGCATACCACCCTGCACCAAG ggaagcagcagtgAGGAGCGGAGGAAGACACTGACGCCGTTGTCTCTGCGGGAGCGATACAGCATCCTAAGCGAAAGCAGTTTCG gctCTCTGAGCAGCACCGACCGTGCAGACCAGAAGATGGTCGACATAGCAGAGCAGCTGGGCCTCAGCTGGGCAG AGCTGGCACGTGAGCTGCAGTTTGGGGTGGATGACATCAACAGGATACGTGTGGAGAACCCCAactccctgctggagcagagcatAGCCCTACTCAACCTCTGGGTCAGCCGCGAAGGCAAGAGTGTCAAGA TGGAGAGCCTGTACACAGCACTGAGAAATATCGACCGCAGCGAGATCGTCAGCACACTGGAGGGTTCTGGGCGGCAGAGCCGGAGCCTGAAGGGCAGTTGGCGCTACACGGACAGGGACTACTCCCTCTCACCTTCCCAGATGAATG GTTACGCTTCTCTGCAGGACGAGCTGCTGTCCCCTGCCTCCCTGCATTACACGCTGCCATCCCCGCTGCGTGCCGACCAGTACTGGAATGAGGTGGCCATCATGGATGCCATCCCCATGGCTGCCACTGAGCAGGATGCCCTGATGGAGATGTCCGACATGCAGGTGTGGTCCTCGGGGCTCACCCCCTCGCTGGTGACGGCTGAGGACTCCTCTCTGGAGTGCAGCAAGGCTGAGGACTCGGATGCCACGAGCGAAGGCCGTTTCCTGGGGCAGCTTCTAACAGACACGCACGGCCCGGACCACATGGGCTCTATGGACCTAGTTGAGGATGACACAGTGGATTCAGATGCCATGAATGGTCTGATTGAACTGCTAGACCAGGAGGAGGGGCAGAGGCCAGAGGAGAAGATGCCAGCCAGGGACTGCCAGCTGGGGACTGGAGAGCAGGACCCAGAAAGTgaagtttcttttgtttcagttcAGCAGAAGGTACAAGCCAGGATCACGGCATCACCGACCATTAGCCACATTGTGGAGAAGAGTGCAGACAG GACCTGA
- the ANK1 gene encoding ankyrin-1 isoform X11: MAQAAKQLKKIKDIEAQALQEQKEKEESNRKRRNRSRDRKKKRGHAPTTVDPLPSCCKQGSPEGMLEQESAAQADAATSFLRAARSGNLDKALDHLRNGVDINTCNQNGLNALHLASKEGHVKMVVELLHKEIVLETTTKKGNTALHIAALAGQQDVVRELVNYGANVNAQSQKGFTPLYMAAQENHLEVVKFLLENGANQNVATEDGFTPLAVALQQGHENVVAHLINYGTKGKVRLPALHIAARNDDTRTAAVLLQNDPNADVLSKTGFTPLHIAAHYENLSVAQLLLNRGASVNFTPQNGITPLHIASRRGNIIMVRLLLDRGAQIETRTKDELTPLHCAARNGHVRIAEILLDHGAPIQAKTKNGLSPIHMAAQGDHLDCVRLLLQYSAEIDDITLDHLTPLHVAAHCGHHRVAKLLVEKGAKPNSRALNGFTPLHIACKKNHIRVMELLLKTGASIDAVTESGLTPLHVAAFMGHLPIVKTLLQRGASPNVSNVKVETPLHMAARAGHTDVAKYLLQNKAKANAKAKDDQTPLHCAARIGHTGMVKLLLENNANPNLATTAGHTPLHITAREGHVDTALALLEKGASQTCMTKKGFTPLHVAAKYGKVDVAELLLARDAHPNAAGKNGLTPLHVAVHHNNLEIVKLLLPKGSSPHSSAWNGYTPLHIAAKQNQMEVASSLLQYGASANAESVQGVTPLHLASQEGHADMVALLFSKQANGDLGNKSGLTPLHLVAQEGHVPVADVLVKHRVTVDATTRMGYTPLHVASHYGNIKLVKFLLQHQADVNAKTKLGYTPLHQAAQQGHTDVVTLLLKHGASPNEISTNGTTPLAIAKRLGYISVTDVLKIVTEETDILPVSDKYRMSFPETVDEILDVSEDEGTAHVTVMEEELIAPKPRTPEPRDQEGKREMLELVTRMTLEQMEESAAVPQVPCIPPETVVTRAEEPEQLGPVETEAEQVSLLPAPSVSPQEPSKEFDEDSLIPSSPATETSDNISPVASPVHTGFLVSFMVDARGGSMRGSRHHGLRVVIPPRACAAPTRITCRLVKPQKLPAPPNLAEEEGLASRIIALGPAGAQFLSPVIVEIPHFASYGRGDRELVVLRNENGSVWKEHRNLYEESYMDQLLNGMDEELESLEELEKKRVCRIVTTDFPLYFVVMSRICQVCDMIGPEGGCLRSTLVPMVQATFPDAAVTKEVRLALQAQPVPDELVTKLLGNQATFSPIVTVEPRRRKFHRPIGLRIPLPPSWKDNPRDSGEGDTTSLRLLCSVIGGTAQAQWEDITGTTKLVYEKECANFTTNVSARFWLADCPRTAEAVHFATVLYKELTAVPYMAKFVVFAKMNDAREGRLRCYCMTDDKVDKTLEQHENFTEVARSRDIEVVEGMPLHVELSGNLVPVKKTTQPRTFLFQSFRENRLVISIKVRDSSREASGSLSFLRKAMKYEDLQHVLCHLNISIPPCTKGSSSEERRKTLTPLSLRERYSILSESSFGSLSSTDRADQKMVDIAEQLGLSWAGAGSRH; this comes from the exons AACGGGCTGAATGCCTTGCACCTGGCCTCCAAGGAGGGCCATGTGAAAATggtggtggagctgctgcacaAGGAGATCGTTCTGGAGACAACGACCAAG AAGGGAAACACAGCCCTGCACATTGCTGCCCTGGCTGGGCAACAGGACGTGGTCCGGGAACTGGTGAACTATGGGGCCAATGTCAACGCGCAGTCACAG AAAGGCTTCACACCCCTCTACATGGCAGCACAGGAAAACCACCTGGAAGTTGTCAAGTTCCTGCTGGAAAATGGAGCCAACCAGAACGTAGCCACAGAG GATGGGTTCACACCACTAGctgtggctctgcagcagggacaTGAGAATGTGGTTGCTCACCTTATCAACTATGGGACAAAGGGTAAGGTCCGCCTGCCCGCCTTGCACATTGCAGCCCGCAACGATGACACCCGCACAGCCGCCGTGCTGCTGCAGAATGACCCCAATGCTGACGTCCTCTCCAAG ACTGGATTTACCCCCTTGCACATTGCAGCCCACTACGAGAATCTCAGTGTGGCCCAATTACTGCTGAACCGTGGAGCCAGTGTCAACTTCACACCCCAG AATGGGATCACTCCCCTGCACATAGCCTCCCGTCGAGGCAACATCATCATGGTACGGCTGCTGCTGGATCGTGGGGCCCAGATAGAGACGAGGACCAAG GACGAGCTGACCCCTCTCCACTGTGCAGCTCGCAATGGACATGTGCGAATTGCAGAGATCCTGCTGGATCATGGGGCTCCCATTCAAGCCAAAACCAAG AACGGCCTGTCGCCGATCCACATGGCAGCGCAGGGTGACCACCTGGACTGCGTGCGCCTGCTCCTGCAGTACAGTGCTGAGATCGACGACATCACGCTGGACCACCTAACGCCGCTGCATGTGGCCGCACACTGTGGCCACCACCGTGTGGCCAAGTTGTTGGTGGAGAAGGGGGCCAAGCCCAACTCCAGAGCCCTG AATGGCTTCACGCCCCTCCACATCGCCTGCAAGAAGAACCACATCCGtgtgatggagctgctgctgaagacaGGAGCCTCCATCGACGCTGTCACAGAG TCCGGCCTGACCCCTTTGCACGTGGCTGCCTTCATGGGGCACCTGCCCATTGTTAAGACCCTGCTGCAGCGCGGAGCGTCTCCTAATGTGTCCAATGTG AAAGTAGAGACGCCCCTGCACATGGCAGCCAGAGCTGGGCACACGGATGTGGCCAAGTACCTGCTGCAGAACAAAGCCAAAGCCAACGCCAAGGCCAAG GATGACCAGACTCCTCTGCACTGCGCTGCACGCATTGGCCACACCGGCATGGTCAAACTGCTTCTGGAGAACAATGCAAACCCCAACCTGGCAACAACAGCAGGGCACACACCCCTGCACATCACAGCCAGAGAGGGGCATGTGGACACAGCCCTGGCCTTGCTGGAGAAGGGAGCCTCCCAGACCTGCATGACCAAG AAAGGATTTACCCCTCTCCACGTTGCGGCCAAGTATGGGAAGGTAGAtgtggcagagctgctcctggcacGTGACGCTCACCCTAACGCAGCAGGAAAG AATGGCCTGACCCCACTGCATGTGGCTGTGCACCATAACAACCTGGAGATTGTCAAGCTGCTGCTTCCCAAGGGGAGCTCCCCACACAGCTCAGCCTGG AACGGGTACACCCCCCTGCACATCGCTGCCAAGCAGAACCAGATGGAGGTGGCCAGCAGCTTGCTGCAGTACGGGGCTTCTGCAAATGCGGAGTCTGTGCAGGGAGTCACCCCCCTACACCTGGCTTCTCAGGAGGGGCATGCGGACATGGtggccctgctcttctccaaacAAGCCAACGGCGATTTAGGCAACAAG AGTGGCCTGACTCCTCTCCATCTTGTGGCCCAAGAGGGACATGTGCCAGTTGCTGATGTTCTGGTGAAACACAGAGTTACAGTGGATGCAACAACCAGG ATGGGCTATACCCCGCTGCATGTGGCCAGCCACTATGGGAACATCAAACTGGTGAAGTTTCTGCTACAGCACCAGGCTGATGTCAATGCCAAGACTAAG ctgggctaCACCCCCCTgcaccaggcagcacagcagggccaCACGGATGTCGTGACGCTGCTGCTGAAGCACGGTGCCTCTCCCAACGAGATCAGCACG AATGGCACCACTCCCCTGGCCATTGCGAAGCGGCTCGGCTACATTTCTGTCACAGATGTGCTCAAGATTGTCACAGAGGAAACCGACAtcctg CCAGTCAGTGACAAGTACCGCATGAGCTTTCCAGAGACTGTGGATGAGATTCTGGATGTGTCAGAGGATGAAG GCACTGCTCATGTCACAGTAATGG AGGAGGAGCTGATCGCACCGAAGCCCAGGACACCTGAACCCAGGGACCAGGAGGGCAAGAGGGAGATGCTGGAGCTTGTGACCAGGATGACACTGGAGCAAAT GGAGGAGTCTGCAGCTGTCCCACAGGTCCCCTGTATTCCACCTGAGACTGTGGTGACCAGAGCAGAGGAGCCTGAGCAATTAGGACCTGTGGAGACAGAAGCTGAGCAAGTCAGCCTGCTGCCTGCGCCCTCGGTGTCCCCGCAGGAG CCCTCCAAGGAGTTCGATGAGGACTCTCTGAtccccagcagcccagccactgAGACTTCAGACAACATCAGCCCAGTGGCCAGCCCCGTGCACACAGG GTTCCTGGTGAGCTTCATGGTGGACGCCCGCGGCGGCTCCATGCGGGGCAGCCGGCACCACGGGCTGCGTGTGGTCATCCCACCCCGCGCCTGCGCCGCACCAACCCGCATCACCTGCCGCCTGGTGAAGCCCCAGAAGCTGCCCGCACCCCCAAATCTGGCTGAGGAGGAGGGCTTGGCCAGCAGGATCATCGCTCTGGGGCCCGCCGGGGCCCAGTTCCTCAG CCCTGTCATCGTGGAGATCCCCCACTTTGCCTCTTACGGGCGTGGAGACCGTGAGCTGGTGGTACTGCGCAATGAGAACGGCTCGGTCTGGAAGGAGCACCGCAACCTCTATGAGGAGAGCTACATGGACCAGCTACTCAATGGCATGGATGAGG AGCTGGAgagcctggaggagctggagaagaagagggtCTGCCGCATCGTCACTACCGACTTCCCTCTCTACTTCGTGGTCATGTCCCGGATTTGCCAGGTCTGTGACATGATCGGCCCTGAGGGAGGGTGCTTGAGAAGCACACTGGTGCCCATGGTACAGGCCACCTTCCCAGACGCTGCCGTCACCAAGGAAGTGAGACTGGCCCTGCAG GCACAGCCTGTGCCCGATGAGCTGGTGACCAAACTGCTGGGGAACCAGGCGACCTTCAGCCCCATTGTCACGGTGGAGCCACGCCGGAGGAAGTTCCACCGCCCCATCGGCCTCCGTATCCCTTTGCCCCCGTCCTGGAAGGACAATCCCCGAGACAGTGGCGAGGGTGACACCACCAGCCTGCGTCTGCTCTGCAGTGTGATTG gagggaCAGCCCAAGCTCAGTGGGAAGACATCACAGGCACCACGAAGCTGGTCTATGAAAAGGAATGTGCTAATTTTACCACCAATGTGTCTGCCAG GTTCTGGCTGGCCGACTGCCCACGCACGGCTGAGGCCGTGCACTTTGCCACCGTGCTGTACAAGGAGCTGACAGCTGTGCCCTACATGGCCAAATTTGTGGTGTTTGCCAAGATGAACGATGCACGGGAAGGCAGGCTGCGCTGCTACTGCATGACTGATGACAAGGTGGACAAGACTTTAGAGCAGCATGAAAACTTCACCGAGGTGGCCCGCAGCAGGGACATTGAG GTGGTGGAGGGGATGCCTTTGCATGTTGAGCTCTCAGGAAACCTGGTTCCTGTTAAGAAGACCACGCAGCCACGCACCTTCCTCTTCCAGTCCTTCCGAGAGAACCGCCTCGTCATCTCCATCAAG GTCCGGGACAGCAGTCGGGAAGCCAGCGGCTCCCTGTCTTTCCTGCGCAAGGCCATGAAGTATGAGGACCTGCAGCACGTGCTCTGCCACCTCAACATCAGCATACCACCCTGCACCAAG ggaagcagcagtgAGGAGCGGAGGAAGACACTGACGCCGTTGTCTCTGCGGGAGCGATACAGCATCCTAAGCGAAAGCAGTTTCG gctCTCTGAGCAGCACCGACCGTGCAGACCAGAAGATGGTCGACATAGCAGAGCAGCTGGGCCTCAGCTGGGCAG gagctggcagcaggcactGA